The following are encoded together in the Synchiropus splendidus isolate RoL2022-P1 chromosome 7, RoL_Sspl_1.0, whole genome shotgun sequence genome:
- the LOC128762035 gene encoding ubiquitin-conjugating enzyme E2 G1-like: MTEQSALLLRKQLAELNKNPVEGFSAGLIDDDDIYKWEVVIIGPQDTLFEGGFFKAYLTFPYDYPLRPPKMKFITEIWHPNVAKNGDVCISILHEPGEDKFGYEKPEERWLPIHTVETIMISVISMLADPNSDSPANVDAAKEWREDPNGEFKRKVARCVRKSQEMAFD; the protein is encoded by the exons AGCTCAACAAAAACCCTGTGGAGGGCTTTTCAGCTGGTCTGATAGACGACGATGACATATATAAATGGGAAGTTGTGATCATTGGTCCTCAAGATACTCTATT TGAAGGAGGGTTTTTTAAAGCTTACCTAACCTTTCCATATGATTATCCACTACGGCCcccaaaaatgaaattcatcacTGAAATCTGGCATCCGAATG TTGCCAAAAACGGAGACGTGTGTATCTCCATTCTCCACGAGCCTGGTGAGGATAAGTTTGGGTATGAAAAGCCGGAGGAGCGTTGGCTACCAATCCACACTGTAGAGACAATCATGATTAGCGTTATCTCCATGTTAGCAGACCCCAACAGTGACTCACCAGCTAATGTGGATGCTGCG AAAGAGTGGCGAGAGGATCCAAATGGGGAATTCAAGAGGAAAGTGGCACGCTGCGTAAGAAAAAGTCAAGAGATGGCGTTTGATTAG